The Candidatus Melainabacteria bacterium RIFOXYA2_FULL_32_9 genomic sequence AATTTCTCATATTAGCCTCTTTCAGGCTGATATCTAACTTTTAGGACCTCTTCCTCTTCTACGAGGACCACGTCCACCAGGTGCTGCTGCACCACCTTCTGCACCTGCAGTTTTAGCTTTGATATTTTGATCAGCAACTTCACCTGGAAGTATTTCACCTTTAAATATCCAAACTTTGACACCTATAATACCCATAACGGTATCTGCTTCAGTAAAACCATAATCTACATCAGCTCTAAGGGTTTGAAGAGGGATACGGCCTTCTTTTGACCACTCTGTTCTAGCAATTTCTGCACCACCAAGTCTACCTGATACAGAAACTTTTATTCCTAATACTCCAGAACGCATAGCTCTTTGAATAGCCTGTTTCATTGCCCTTCTAAACACAACTCTTTTTTCAAGCTGCTGCGCTATAGCTTCAGCAACTAATTGTGCATCAGCATCAATTCTTGCAACTTCAACAACATCAATTTGTACACGTTTTTTTACGCGACTGCTAAGTTCTTTTCTAAGCTCATCAATGCCTTGACCACCTCTGCCCACAATAATACCGGGCTTTGCAGCAACTATGTTAATATTGACTTGTTGAGCTTTTCTATCAATACCAATACGGCTAATACCTGATGAATATAGCTTTTTCTTAATGTATTTACGGATTTGATTATCCTCAGCAAGAAAATCAGCATACTCCTTAGTTGCAAACCAATTACTTAACCAAGGTTTTATAATACCTATTCTTAATCCTATCGGATGAACTTTTTGTCCCAAGGTAGCCTCCTATTTAGTCTTACTTTGTTCTTTATTAACACTAACTATAACTGTTAAATGAGAAGTACGTCTTATTCTTTTATAAACACGACCTTGGGCTCTTGGTCTTGCTCTTTTGTACATTGGACCATCATCTGCATAGATTTCTGATATTACCAAACCTTCAGACGACGCACCCCATTTTTCTGATGCATTTGCTATAGCAGCAGTAAGATTCTTTTCAATTACTCTTGCAGCTGCATATGGCATAAAGCGAAGAATATTCATTGCATCATCAACTTTTTTACCACGTACTTCATTTATTACCCTGCGAATCTTTCTTGCAGGCATTCCAACATATCTTTGTTTTGATTTAGCTTCCATAATTACTTCCTTTTTGCAGTTTTATCAGAGCCAGCATGACCACGGAAGAATCTTGTTGGTGAAAACTCACCTAACTTATGTCCAATCATCTGTTCTGTTACATAGACTGGAACGTGAGTTTTTCCATTATACACAGCAATTGTATGTCCCAACATTTCAGGAACTATCATTGAAGCTCTTGACCAGGTTTTAATTACCCTTTTGTCACCGGTCTGATTCATTTTTTCAACTTTATGTATAAGTGCTTCTTGTACAAATGGGCCTTTTTTTAGTGAACGAGCCATTAACTAAATTCTCCTTATTTGCGTTTTCTGACAATGTATTTATCAGATGGCTTATTGCGTCTTGTTTTATAACCTAATGCAGGTTTACCCCAAGGCGTTTGAGGTTTACCACCAATTGGTGACTTACCTTCGCCACCACCATGTGGGTGATCTACAGCGTTTTTAGCAACACCTCTTACTGTAGGTTTGACTCCCATCCATCGTTTACGACCAGCTTTACCAATACGTATGTTCTTTGAATCTAAATTACCAAGAACTCCAATGGTTGCGTAACCATTTTTATGAACCATTCTCATTTCTGAGCTTGGCAGTTTTATAGTTACATAATCACCTTCTTTTGCCATTACCTGCGCAGATCCGCCTGCCCCTCTGACAAGCTGTCCACCTTTTCCTGGTGTTAGTTCAATGTTATGAACCAATGAACCAAGAGGTATATTGCTTAATGGTAAGGCATTTCCTGTTTTGATTTCACTATCAGGTCCACTTCGGATAGTATCACCAACCTTTAAGTCATTTGGTGTTAAAATATATCTTTTTTCTCCATCAGCATACACCACTAAGGAAATTCTGCTATTTCTGTTTGGATCATATTCAACAGTTTTAACTATGGCAGGTATGCCGCGTTTATCTCTTTT encodes the following:
- a CDS encoding 30S ribosomal protein S3, whose amino-acid sequence is MGQKVHPIGLRIGIIKPWLSNWFATKEYADFLAEDNQIRKYIKKKLYSSGISRIGIDRKAQQVNINIVAAKPGIIVGRGGQGIDELRKELSSRVKKRVQIDVVEVARIDADAQLVAEAIAQQLEKRVVFRRAMKQAIQRAMRSGVLGIKVSVSGRLGGAEIARTEWSKEGRIPLQTLRADVDYGFTEADTVMGIIGVKVWIFKGEILPGEVADQNIKAKTAGAEGGAAAPGGRGPRRRGRGPKS
- a CDS encoding 50S ribosomal protein L22 → MEAKSKQRYVGMPARKIRRVINEVRGKKVDDAMNILRFMPYAAARVIEKNLTAAIANASEKWGASSEGLVISEIYADDGPMYKRARPRAQGRVYKRIRRTSHLTVIVSVNKEQSKTK
- a CDS encoding 30S ribosomal protein S19, which produces MARSLKKGPFVQEALIHKVEKMNQTGDKRVIKTWSRASMIVPEMLGHTIAVYNGKTHVPVYVTEQMIGHKLGEFSPTRFFRGHAGSDKTAKRK
- a CDS encoding 50S ribosomal protein L2; translated protein: MGIRKLNPTSAGRRYMTTSDFSEITTDKPEKSLIVSVNRRAGRNNTGRITCHHKGCGHKRAYRIIDFKRDKRGIPAIVKTVEYDPNRNSRISLVVYADGEKRYILTPNDLKVGDTIRSGPDSEIKTGNALPLSNIPLGSLVHNIELTPGKGGQLVRGAGGSAQVMAKEGDYVTIKLPSSEMRMVHKNGYATIGVLGNLDSKNIRIGKAGRKRWMGVKPTVRGVAKNAVDHPHGGGEGKSPIGGKPQTPWGKPALGYKTRRNKPSDKYIVRKRK